In Suricata suricatta isolate VVHF042 chromosome 14, meerkat_22Aug2017_6uvM2_HiC, whole genome shotgun sequence, one DNA window encodes the following:
- the ZNF84 gene encoding zinc finger protein 84, whose product MLQEAFSFEDFSVDFTQKEWQLLDHSQKDLYKDVMLENYSSLVSLGYEIMKPDVIFKLEQGEEPWVGDGEVPSVDCSEHVWQGNGHVAWYQEDQEKLRNLKQDHECDAFGKKLNLSMNFVPLRKSNSEDNVDGLFLKHHLDLLIPKADYGKTEPDGLSVFDKLFLHTKPEDTDTWLKYYEYDKYDKVSSKKSQIIIFHRNRLGEKLYECSECRKRFIKRSSLIKHQTRHIREIAYGCGKCGKTFPQKSQFVTHHRTHTGEKPYNCSQCGKAFSQKSQLTSHQRTHTGEKPYECGECGKAFSRKSHLISHWRTHTGEKPYGCSECGRAFSEKSNLINHQRIHTGEKPFECRECGKAFSRKSQLVTHHRTHTGTKPYGCNDCRKAFFEKSELIRHQTIHTGEKPYECSECQKAFRERSSLINHQRTHTGEKPHGCIQCGKAFSQKSHLISHQMTHTGEKPFVCSKCGKAFSRKSQLVRHQRTHTGEKPYECSECGKAFSEKLSLTNHQRIHTGEKPYVCGECGKAFCQKSHLISHQRTHTGEKPYECTECGKAFGEKSSLATHQRTHTGEKPYGCRDCDKAFSQKSQLNTHQRIHTGEKPYECSLCRKAFFERSELIRHQRTHTGEKPYECSECGKAFREKSSLINHQRIHTGEKPFECSECGKAFSRKSHLIPHQRTHTGEKPYGCSECRKAFSQKSQLVNHQRIHTGEKPYQCNECGKAFSQKSQLINHQRTHTVQKS is encoded by the exons GAGGCATTCTCATTTGAGGATTTTTCTGTGGACTTCACCCAGAAGGAATGGCAACTCCTGGACCACAGCCAGAAGGACTTATACAAGGACGTCATGCTGGAGAACTATAGCAGCCTAGTTTCACTGG GGTATGAAATTATGAAACCTGATGTCATCTTCAAGTTGGAGCAAGGAGAAGAGCCATGGGTAGGAGATGGAGAAGTTCCAAGTGTAGACTGTTCAG aaCATGTCTGGCAAGGAAATGGTCACGTGGCATGGTACCAGGAGGACCAGGAGAAGCTTagaaatctgaaacaggatcaCGAATGTGATGCATTTGGAAAAAAACTCAATCTGAGCATGAACTTTGTTCCTTTAAGGAAATCAAACAGTGAAGATAATGTAGacggattatttttaaaacatcacttaGATTTACTTATTCCAAAAGCAGATTATGGAAAAACAGAACCAGATGGCTTAAGTGTATTTGATAAGTTGTTTCTCCATACCAAGCCTGAGGACACGGATACTTGGTTAAAATACTATGAATATGATAAATATGACAAAGTTAGCTCTAAGAAATCACAGATTATCATATTTCACCGAAATCGCCTAGGGGAGAAACTCTATGAATGCAGTGAATGTAGGAAACGCTTTATTAAGAGATCAAGTCTCATTAAACATCAGACCAGACACATAAGAGAGATAGCCTATGGCTGTGGTAAGTGTGGCAAAACCTTTCCCCAGAAGTCACAGTTTGTTACACATCACAGgactcacacaggagagaaaccttacaattGTAGccagtgtgggaaagccttctcCCAAAAGTCACAGCTCACATCCCATCAGAGGACACACACGGGAGAGAAACCATATGAGTGTggtgaatgtgggaaagccttctcCCGGAAGTCCCATCTTATATCACACTGGAGGACACACACAGGTGAGAAACCCTACGGGTGCAGCGAATGCGGAAGGGCCTTTAGTGAGAAGTCAAATCTTATTaatcatcagagaattcatacaggagagaaaccttttGAATGCAgagaatgtggaaaagccttcagcAGGAAATCACAACTCGTTACACATCACAGGACTCACACAGGAACAAAACCCTATGGGTGTAATGATTGTAGAAAAGCCTTCTTTGAGAAATCAGAGCTCATTAGACATCAAacaattcatactggagagaagccctatGAATGCAGTGAATGTCAGAAGGCATTCAGAGAGAGGTCGAGTCTCATTAACCATCAGAGGACTCATACAGGAGAGAAGCCTCATGGGTGCATtcagtgtgggaaagccttctcCCAGAAGTCACATCTCATATCCCATCAGATgacacacacaggagagaaaccctttGTATGCAGtaagtgtgggaaagcctttagcAGGAAATCTCAGCTTGTTAGACATCAGAGAACTCACACAGGAGAAAAGCCCTATGAATGCAGTGAGTGTGGGAAGGCTTTCAGTGAAAAGTTAAGCCttactaatcatcagagaattcacacaggaGAAAAGCCCTATGTGTGTGGtgagtgtgggaaggcctttTGTCAGAAGTCACACCTCATATCACATCAGAGGACTCATACAGGAGAGAAGCCCTATGAATGCACtgaatgtgggaaagcttttGGTGAGAAGTCGAGTCTTGCAACTCACCAGAGAactcatacaggagagaaaccatatggGTGCAGGGATTGTGATAAAGCCTTCTCCCAGAAGTCACAGCTCAATACTCACCAGAGAatccacacaggagagaaaccctatgaatgcaGTCTTTGCAGGAAAGCATTCTTTGAGAGATCGGAGCTAATTAGACATCAGAGAACTCATACAGGAGAAAAACCTTATGAATGCAGcgaatgtggaaaagccttcagGGAGAAGTCAAGTCTCATCAATCATCAGAGAAtacatacaggagagaaaccctttGAATGCAGcgaatgtggaaaagccttctCTCGGAAATCACATCTCATACCACATCAGAGAACAcacactggggagaagccctATGGATGCAGCGAATGTAGGAAGGCCTTCTCTCAGAAGTCACAGCTTGTTAATCACCAGAGaattcatacaggagagaaaccttaccaatgcaatgaatgtgggaaagccttctcCCAAAAATCACAGctcattaatcatcagagaacTCATACAGTACAGAAATCCTAG